A single Rubrivivax gelatinosus IL144 DNA region contains:
- a CDS encoding BACON domain-containing protein, with the protein MVSMGVRRWARGAALCLAAGLAACGGGGGGSTPEVSFSPSTVSANVQSGSSATLTVRAKARDPEKFRRLGYVYLVDPDQVLLNSLELAAVDQNTISATLHTSPSLTAGRHQGRIQVQLCEDPGCQVQLPGSPYELDYDLNVSEMPLSASPIGPTALTVHRGGSLPDAIAVQVKGPTQVWTATASESWLEVTPLSGTGPGVLAVGVPASALAEGHYSAEVIVRTSDGQTASVPVTLDVLPTQFVLTSGVPGFAAVNGAPIAAQPLGFALDNDVATPWSASTSAAWLLATPTSGMTPATVSLQPDPSRSRLASGNYQADLVLSSVGVPNKTVTTQLALTRPTLSAASPTVTLGGPKGRDLDTPQTLALGLNTEGNTWPFTLSTLPAWLSSSTASGRVGGSGSLLSLQAVAAAATPGSSSATVTVSAVVNGDTVTLPLTVNLNADQRRLLPSAWGVGLASTPAGSVLRRTLTLRDNFGGALAWTASSDASWLAVTASGNTAGASTLTLSADPATLPDATLAVATVTVSTSTGGVAPAKIRVGLWKSATGPAAVTTLGSTYTELVADRIRPYVYAHNGGATIDVYNAYTAQKIATVRRVGSALGRMTVSPDGSRLYALDTAERSLAVVDLDTLARSDTWPLENAVNGYMPLVAARPNGVEVVFVGDGTAYSGGRSLGRGYVTEMIGFATTPDAQRVYGVGTRYDVDYSSMAKGVLFSGPPSGLDTRSGGNPIDVAVSPDGSRVYAASGGGVSGSGYRCAVVDGNDGSFIGALPGGDAYPNNVEVTSDGRSLCGIAGAYSGHDFWVYTPRGELLQSYKFSGYSNSLLNRQLVVTPDGVLVVALSNDPMIAFVTIGAP; encoded by the coding sequence ATGGTTTCGATGGGCGTGCGCCGCTGGGCGCGCGGGGCGGCGCTTTGTCTGGCCGCGGGGCTCGCGGCCTGCGGCGGCGGCGGTGGGGGCTCCACGCCCGAGGTGAGCTTCTCGCCTTCGACGGTGAGCGCCAATGTCCAGTCGGGAAGTTCGGCCACGCTGACGGTCCGCGCCAAGGCCCGTGACCCGGAGAAGTTCAGGCGCCTGGGCTACGTCTACCTGGTCGATCCCGACCAGGTGCTGCTGAACAGCCTGGAGCTGGCGGCCGTCGACCAGAACACGATCTCGGCGACGCTGCACACCTCGCCGTCGTTGACGGCGGGCCGCCACCAGGGCCGGATCCAGGTCCAGCTGTGCGAGGACCCCGGATGCCAGGTGCAACTGCCCGGTTCGCCGTACGAACTGGACTACGACCTGAACGTCAGCGAGATGCCGCTGTCGGCCTCGCCGATCGGCCCGACCGCGCTGACGGTGCACCGCGGGGGCTCGCTGCCTGACGCGATCGCGGTGCAGGTCAAGGGGCCGACGCAGGTCTGGACGGCCACGGCCAGCGAGAGCTGGCTGGAAGTCACGCCCTTGTCCGGCACCGGGCCTGGCGTGCTGGCGGTCGGCGTCCCGGCGTCGGCGCTGGCCGAAGGCCACTACAGCGCCGAGGTGATCGTGCGAACCAGCGACGGCCAGACCGCCAGCGTGCCGGTGACGCTGGACGTGCTGCCGACGCAGTTCGTGCTGACCTCGGGCGTGCCCGGCTTCGCCGCGGTGAACGGCGCGCCCATCGCCGCGCAGCCGCTCGGTTTCGCGCTCGACAACGACGTCGCCACGCCGTGGAGCGCCAGCACCTCGGCGGCCTGGCTGCTGGCCACCCCGACCAGCGGCATGACGCCGGCCACCGTCTCGCTGCAGCCCGACCCGTCGCGCAGCCGGCTGGCCAGCGGCAACTACCAGGCCGATCTGGTGCTGTCTTCCGTCGGCGTGCCCAACAAGACGGTGACGACGCAACTCGCGCTGACCAGACCGACGCTGTCGGCGGCGTCGCCCACGGTGACGCTGGGCGGGCCGAAGGGGCGTGATCTCGACACGCCGCAGACGCTGGCGCTGGGCCTGAACACCGAGGGCAACACCTGGCCGTTCACGCTGTCCACGCTGCCGGCCTGGCTGAGCAGCAGCACGGCCAGCGGCCGGGTCGGCGGCAGCGGCAGCCTGCTGTCGCTGCAGGCGGTGGCCGCTGCGGCGACGCCTGGCTCTTCGAGTGCCACGGTCACCGTCAGCGCGGTCGTCAACGGCGACACCGTGACGCTGCCGCTGACGGTCAACCTGAACGCCGACCAGCGCCGCCTGCTGCCATCGGCCTGGGGCGTGGGCCTGGCCAGCACGCCCGCAGGCAGCGTGCTCAGGCGCACGCTGACGCTGCGCGACAACTTCGGCGGCGCGCTGGCCTGGACCGCCAGCTCCGACGCCAGCTGGCTCGCCGTCACCGCCAGCGGCAACACGGCCGGCGCATCCACGCTCACGCTCAGCGCCGACCCCGCGACGCTGCCCGACGCCACCCTCGCCGTCGCCACCGTGACGGTCAGCACGAGCACCGGCGGTGTCGCGCCGGCAAAGATCCGCGTCGGACTGTGGAAGAGCGCCACCGGGCCGGCTGCCGTGACGACGCTCGGCTCGACCTACACCGAACTGGTGGCCGACCGCATCCGGCCCTACGTCTACGCCCACAACGGCGGCGCGACGATCGACGTCTACAACGCCTACACGGCGCAGAAGATCGCGACCGTCAGGCGGGTCGGCTCCGCGCTCGGGCGCATGACGGTCTCGCCCGACGGCTCGCGGCTTTATGCGCTCGACACGGCGGAGCGCTCGCTGGCCGTGGTCGACCTGGACACTCTCGCCCGCAGCGACACCTGGCCGCTGGAGAACGCCGTCAACGGCTACATGCCGCTGGTGGCAGCACGCCCGAACGGCGTCGAGGTGGTCTTCGTCGGCGACGGTACGGCCTACTCCGGCGGCCGCAGCCTGGGGCGGGGCTACGTGACGGAGATGATCGGTTTCGCCACCACCCCCGACGCGCAGCGCGTCTACGGTGTGGGCACGCGCTACGACGTCGACTACTCGTCGATGGCCAAGGGCGTGCTGTTCAGCGGCCCGCCCTCGGGGCTGGACACGCGCTCCGGTGGCAACCCGATCGACGTCGCCGTCAGCCCCGACGGCAGCCGCGTGTACGCGGCGTCGGGGGGCGGTGTTTCCGGCAGTGGTTACCGGTGCGCGGTCGTCGACGGCAACGACGGCAGCTTCATCGGCGCGCTGCCCGGCGGCGACGCTTACCCGAACAACGTCGAGGTCACCAGCGACGGCCGGTCGCTGTGCGGCATCGCGGGTGCCTACTCGGGCCACGACTTCTGGGTCTACACGCCGCGCGGCGAACTGCTGCAAAGCTACAAGTTCAGCGGCTACTCCAACTCGCTGCTGAACCGGCAACTGGTCGTCACGCCCGACGGCGTGCTGGTGGTGGCGCTGAGCAACGACCCGATGATCGCCTTCGTGACCATCGGCGCGCCCTGA
- a CDS encoding TetR/AcrR family transcriptional regulator, with protein sequence MPRERCFSEAEVLERLTDVFAAHGYTGTSLALLQQATGLGKQSLYNAFGDKQAMYLQAIDCATRRAAHVAAAMQGAADGRAALQAFFAAMLDDCASPDPGRKSCIVTTGLVEGLDEAPLAWALTSRWQATHELLRATVERGQRDGSVANPAPSADLAELLAALVSGLRVAARAGRSRQQMQRLVALTLGVLDGA encoded by the coding sequence ATGCCGCGCGAACGCTGTTTCTCCGAAGCCGAGGTGCTGGAGCGTCTGACCGACGTCTTCGCCGCCCACGGCTACACCGGCACCAGCCTCGCGCTGCTGCAGCAGGCCACCGGCCTGGGCAAGCAGAGCCTGTACAACGCCTTCGGCGACAAGCAGGCGATGTATCTGCAGGCCATCGACTGCGCGACGCGGCGAGCGGCGCACGTCGCCGCCGCGATGCAGGGCGCCGCCGACGGCCGAGCCGCGCTGCAGGCCTTCTTCGCCGCGATGCTCGACGACTGCGCCAGCCCCGACCCCGGGCGCAAGAGCTGCATCGTCACCACCGGCCTCGTCGAAGGCCTGGACGAAGCGCCGCTGGCCTGGGCGCTGACCAGCCGCTGGCAGGCCACGCACGAACTGCTGCGCGCCACCGTCGAACGTGGCCAGCGCGACGGCTCGGTCGCCAACCCGGCACCGTCGGCCGACCTGGCCGAACTGCTGGCCGCGCTGGTCAGCGGTCTGCGTGTCGCCGCCCGCGCCGGCCGCAGCCGCCAGCAGATGCAGCGCCTGGTGGCGCTGACCCTCGGAGTTCTCGACGGGGCCTGA
- a CDS encoding SDR family oxidoreductase, with the protein MNKPLDGKIALVTGASRGIGEAIARRLAADGAELVLHYGSGRAEAEAVAAALRDGGHRVHLLQADLAAADGARRLVDGLKALPLPRVDILVNNAGVAPFATLAETEPEVFDKLLAVNVRSLFFVTQGVLPLMPDGGRVINIGTAVTRAAFPGITAYAASKGFVDVLTLQLAAELGPRGITANVVAPGAIDTRMSTWIHAPGGQETLAQVQALPGIGQPAQVAGVVAFLAGPDGAWTTGQVVDASGGTKL; encoded by the coding sequence ATGAACAAGCCTCTGGACGGAAAGATCGCGCTGGTCACCGGCGCCTCGCGTGGCATCGGCGAAGCGATCGCGCGGCGGCTGGCCGCCGACGGCGCCGAGCTGGTGCTGCACTACGGCAGCGGCCGCGCCGAAGCGGAAGCGGTGGCCGCGGCCCTGCGCGACGGCGGCCACCGCGTGCACCTGCTGCAGGCCGACCTGGCCGCTGCCGACGGCGCCCGGCGTCTCGTCGACGGCCTGAAGGCTCTGCCGCTGCCGCGTGTGGACATCCTCGTCAACAACGCCGGCGTCGCGCCCTTCGCGACGCTCGCCGAGACCGAGCCCGAGGTCTTCGACAAGCTCCTCGCCGTCAACGTGCGCAGCCTGTTCTTCGTCACCCAGGGCGTGCTGCCGCTGATGCCCGACGGCGGCCGCGTCATCAACATCGGCACCGCGGTGACACGCGCCGCCTTTCCCGGCATCACCGCCTACGCCGCCAGCAAGGGTTTCGTCGACGTGCTGACGCTGCAGCTGGCCGCCGAACTGGGCCCGCGCGGCATCACCGCCAACGTCGTCGCGCCGGGGGCGATCGACACGCGCATGAGCACCTGGATCCACGCCCCGGGCGGCCAGGAGACGCTGGCCCAGGTGCAGGCGCTGCCCGGCATCGGCCAGCCGGCGCAGGTTGCTGGCGTCGTCGCCTTCCTCGCCGGGCCCGACGGCGCCTGGACCACCGGCCAGGTCGTCGACGCCAGCGGCGGCACCAAGCTCTGA
- a CDS encoding hybrid sensor histidine kinase/response regulator, producing the protein MRERAPAAPRGPRRWPYLLALLATPAVLLAWRQAGAPADMLFLPLLLPVIACGWTGGVGPGLVATALGAAGAVYAAPGAGALAWGVFLLEALLICALAAFRPRPAAPPAAPAPDDTQERLRQLAAERDALAERERFMRAIADALPGMVGYWDADLRCRFANVAYLKWFGRTPEQMLGIRMQDLLGEELFRANERYIRGALAGEQQRFQRTLRLADGSTGYTLASYIPDRVGGRVRGFNVIVADITDVKRAELELERVNAQLVQRAAEAEAATRAKSAFLANMSHEIRTPMNAIIGLSHLLARDATDEQQRSRLAKVDGAARHLLQVISDILDLSKIEADKMSLEREEFRLDEVLERSLSMVRTKAAEKGLELAVDTAALPQRLIGDPTRLAQVLINLLANAVRFTERGSVRLQGRVLRRDEHRLQARFEVRDTGPGIAPEQLPRLFAAFDQGDNSMTRRHGGTGLGLALTRRFAALMGGEAGVDSRLGEGSTFWFSAEFELPPEGAPQPPALHPQPWAHAGLRGRRVLLAEDNVINQEVVVDLLQAAGLQVDTADNGRQALEMALRTPYALILMDVQMPGLDGLAATRQIREHLGNAVPIVAMTANAFAEDRAVCLDAGMNDHLSKPVEPQRLFDTLRRWLEKAPEPG; encoded by the coding sequence ATGCGTGAGCGTGCGCCGGCTGCACCCCGCGGGCCGCGCCGCTGGCCCTACCTGCTCGCGCTGTTGGCGACCCCGGCCGTGCTGCTCGCCTGGCGCCAGGCGGGGGCGCCCGCCGACATGCTGTTCCTGCCCTTGCTGCTGCCCGTCATCGCCTGCGGGTGGACCGGCGGCGTCGGGCCGGGCCTGGTGGCGACGGCGCTCGGTGCCGCCGGGGCGGTGTATGCGGCGCCCGGCGCCGGCGCGCTGGCCTGGGGCGTGTTCCTGCTGGAGGCGCTGCTGATCTGCGCGCTGGCCGCGTTCCGGCCACGGCCCGCAGCGCCGCCGGCCGCCCCGGCGCCCGACGACACGCAAGAGCGCCTGCGGCAACTGGCCGCCGAACGCGACGCGCTGGCCGAACGGGAGCGTTTCATGCGCGCCATCGCCGACGCGCTGCCGGGCATGGTCGGCTACTGGGACGCCGACCTGCGCTGCCGCTTCGCCAACGTCGCCTACCTGAAGTGGTTCGGCCGCACGCCCGAGCAGATGCTGGGCATTCGCATGCAGGACCTGCTGGGCGAGGAGCTGTTCCGCGCCAACGAGCGCTACATCCGCGGCGCGCTGGCCGGCGAGCAGCAGCGCTTCCAGCGCACGCTGCGGCTGGCCGACGGCAGCACCGGCTACACGCTCGCCTCCTACATCCCCGACCGCGTCGGCGGCCGGGTGCGCGGCTTCAACGTCATCGTCGCCGACATCACCGACGTCAAGCGCGCCGAGCTCGAACTGGAGCGCGTCAACGCGCAGCTGGTCCAGCGCGCCGCCGAAGCCGAGGCCGCGACGCGAGCCAAGAGCGCCTTCCTGGCCAACATGAGCCACGAGATCCGCACGCCGATGAACGCCATCATCGGCCTGTCGCACCTGCTGGCGCGCGACGCCACCGACGAGCAGCAGCGCAGCCGCCTGGCCAAGGTCGACGGCGCCGCGCGCCATCTGCTGCAGGTGATCAGCGACATCCTCGACCTGTCCAAGATCGAGGCCGACAAGATGAGCCTGGAGCGCGAGGAGTTCCGGCTCGACGAGGTGCTGGAGCGCTCGCTGTCGATGGTGCGCACCAAGGCCGCGGAGAAGGGGCTGGAGCTGGCCGTCGACACCGCGGCGCTGCCTCAGCGCCTGATCGGCGACCCGACGCGGCTGGCGCAGGTGCTGATCAACCTGCTGGCCAACGCGGTGCGCTTCACCGAGCGCGGCAGCGTGCGCCTGCAGGGCCGCGTGCTGCGGCGCGACGAGCACCGGCTGCAGGCACGCTTCGAGGTCCGGGACACCGGGCCGGGCATCGCGCCGGAGCAACTGCCGCGGCTCTTCGCCGCCTTCGACCAGGGCGACAACTCGATGACCCGCCGCCACGGCGGCACCGGCCTGGGCCTGGCGCTGACGCGCCGCTTCGCCGCGCTGATGGGCGGCGAGGCCGGTGTCGACAGCCGCCTGGGCGAAGGCAGCACCTTCTGGTTCAGCGCCGAGTTCGAACTGCCGCCGGAGGGCGCGCCGCAGCCGCCTGCGCTGCACCCGCAGCCGTGGGCGCACGCCGGCCTGCGCGGCCGGCGCGTCCTGCTGGCCGAGGACAACGTCATCAACCAGGAAGTGGTGGTCGACCTGCTGCAGGCCGCCGGCCTGCAGGTCGACACCGCCGACAACGGCCGCCAGGCGCTGGAGATGGCGCTGCGCACGCCTTACGCGCTGATCCTGATGGACGTGCAGATGCCCGGGCTGGACGGCCTGGCCGCCACGCGCCAGATCCGCGAGCACCTCGGCAACGCGGTGCCGATCGTGGCGATGACCGCCAACGCCTTCGCCGAGGACCGTGCGGTCTGCCTGGACGCCGGCATGAACGATCACCTGTCCAAGCCGGTGGAGCCGCAGCGCCTGTTCGACACCTTGCGGCGCTGGCTGGAGAAGGCGCCCGAGCCGGGCTGA
- a CDS encoding SRPBCC family protein — MPEFKRLFFAIDIAAPPALVCERMLAPDSYRDWTTAFCEGSRYEGRWREGERIRFLGPSGDGMLSEIAEYRPGEYTSVRHVGVLSNGEEDTSGDAAEAWAGALENYRFVPTPEGTRVEVEQDVTAAYESYLAAAWPEALQRLKALCERGAPG; from the coding sequence ATGCCCGAGTTCAAGCGCCTGTTCTTCGCCATCGACATCGCCGCACCGCCGGCGCTGGTCTGCGAGCGCATGCTGGCACCCGACAGCTACCGCGACTGGACCACGGCCTTCTGCGAAGGCTCGCGCTACGAAGGCCGCTGGCGCGAGGGTGAACGCATCCGCTTCCTGGGGCCCTCCGGCGACGGCATGCTGTCCGAGATCGCCGAGTACCGCCCCGGCGAGTACACCTCGGTGCGCCACGTCGGCGTGTTGTCCAACGGCGAGGAAGACACCAGCGGCGACGCCGCCGAAGCCTGGGCCGGCGCGCTGGAGAACTACCGTTTCGTGCCGACGCCCGAGGGCACGCGCGTCGAAGTGGAGCAGGACGTCACCGCAGCCTACGAGTCCTACCTGGCCGCCGCCTGGCCCGAGGCGCTGCAGCGGCTGAAGGCGCTCTGCGAGCGCGGCGCGCCGGGCTGA
- a CDS encoding dihydrofolate reductase family protein yields the protein MSRPVTTLFMLSSVDGKISTGDVDARDFDRDLPALPGVGEGLAQYYELERCTDLFALNSGRVMAKTGVNEAGPAAVRLPVSFVIADDHHLTLAGIDHLLGRCRRLFLATANPEHPVFARQGAEGLEILPFDGRIDFGELLRTLKAQHGVERLTIQTGGTLNALLLRQGLVDRVSLVLAPALVGGATTPTLVDGPPLRDAAELRQVKALVLDEVRRLQHSWLLLDYEVINGEGAA from the coding sequence ATGTCCCGCCCCGTCACGACCCTCTTCATGCTGTCCTCGGTGGACGGCAAGATCTCCACCGGCGATGTCGACGCCCGCGACTTCGACCGCGACCTGCCGGCGCTGCCCGGCGTCGGCGAGGGCCTGGCGCAGTACTACGAGCTGGAACGCTGCACCGACCTGTTCGCGCTGAACAGCGGCCGCGTGATGGCCAAGACCGGCGTCAACGAGGCCGGGCCGGCGGCCGTGCGGCTGCCGGTCAGCTTCGTCATCGCCGACGACCACCACCTGACGCTGGCCGGCATCGACCACCTGCTCGGCCGCTGCCGCCGGCTGTTCCTGGCGACCGCCAACCCCGAGCACCCGGTGTTTGCCCGCCAGGGCGCCGAAGGGCTGGAGATCCTGCCGTTCGACGGCCGCATCGACTTCGGCGAGCTGCTGCGCACGCTGAAGGCGCAGCACGGCGTCGAGCGCCTGACGATCCAGACCGGCGGCACGCTGAACGCGCTACTGCTGCGCCAGGGCCTCGTCGACCGCGTGTCGCTGGTGCTGGCCCCGGCCCTGGTGGGCGGCGCGACGACGCCGACGCTGGTCGACGGCCCGCCGCTGCGCGACGCCGCCGAACTGCGCCAGGTGAAGGCCCTGGTGCTCGACGAGGTGCGCCGGCTGCAGCACTCGTGGCTGCTGCTGGACTACGAGGTGATCAACGGCGAAGGCGCGGCCTAA
- a CDS encoding metal-dependent hydrolase produces MDSVTHLALGAAVGMAVMGRRTAVWKAALWGAAANTLPDLDVLTEHGDAISNMVLHRGATHSLFWLTLLSLPLGAAIARLHGEQALWRRWWLAIWLALVTHPLLDLMTVYGTRLALPFSDWPFAVGSIFIIDPLFTLPLLAGAAWALASRGGGRALQANAAGLLLAGAYLAWTVAAQAQVERMARASLAVQGIAAEQLLVTPTAFNTVLWRVVALDGSRYHEGFYSLLDGGRAMHFDAFDRGSALAPALRDIDGVQQVAAFSKGFYKLHAEGDELFVTDLRMGQEPAYVFNFAVAERHSPVQPLARPEQRSESPELRAGLDWLWRRALGEELAPPR; encoded by the coding sequence ATGGACTCCGTGACGCATCTGGCGCTGGGCGCCGCCGTCGGCATGGCGGTGATGGGCCGGCGCACGGCGGTGTGGAAGGCGGCGCTGTGGGGCGCGGCGGCCAACACGCTGCCCGACCTGGACGTGCTGACCGAGCACGGCGACGCGATCAGCAACATGGTGCTGCACCGCGGCGCGACGCACTCGCTGTTCTGGCTGACGCTGTTGTCGCTGCCGCTGGGCGCCGCCATCGCGCGGCTGCACGGCGAGCAGGCACTCTGGCGGCGCTGGTGGCTGGCGATCTGGCTGGCGCTGGTCACGCACCCGCTGCTGGACCTGATGACGGTCTACGGCACGCGGCTGGCGCTGCCGTTCAGCGACTGGCCGTTCGCCGTCGGCAGCATCTTCATCATCGACCCGCTGTTCACGCTGCCGCTTTTGGCCGGCGCCGCCTGGGCGCTGGCTTCGCGCGGCGGCGGCCGCGCGCTGCAGGCCAACGCCGCCGGGCTGCTGCTGGCCGGCGCCTACCTGGCCTGGACGGTGGCGGCGCAGGCCCAGGTCGAGCGCATGGCGCGCGCCTCGCTGGCGGTGCAGGGCATCGCCGCCGAGCAGCTGCTGGTCACGCCGACGGCCTTCAACACCGTGCTCTGGCGCGTCGTCGCGCTGGACGGGAGCCGTTACCACGAGGGCTTCTATTCGCTGCTCGACGGCGGCCGGGCTATGCACTTCGACGCCTTCGACCGCGGCAGCGCGCTGGCCCCGGCGCTGCGCGACATCGACGGCGTGCAGCAGGTCGCCGCGTTCAGCAAGGGCTTCTACAAGCTGCACGCCGAAGGCGACGAGCTCTTCGTCACCGACCTGCGCATGGGCCAGGAGCCGGCCTACGTCTTCAACTTCGCCGTCGCCGAACGCCACAGCCCGGTGCAGCCGCTGGCCCGCCCCGAGCAGCGCAGCGAGAGCCCCGAGCTGCGCGCCGGCCTGGACTGGCTGTGGCGGCGCGCGCTGGGCGAGGAGCTGGCGCCGCCGCGTTAG
- a CDS encoding DUF1428 domain-containing protein, producing the protein MSYVDGFVIAVPTANKQQFIDHASRFDALFIEQGATRILECWGDDVKVGQWTDFRRAVQATDDETVVFAWVEWPDKPTRDEAMARLDEMMKTDPRVAPAENPMPFDGKRMIFGGFEPVVVLEQGT; encoded by the coding sequence ATGTCCTACGTCGACGGTTTCGTCATCGCGGTGCCCACCGCGAACAAGCAGCAGTTCATCGACCACGCCAGCCGCTTCGACGCCCTGTTCATCGAGCAGGGCGCGACGCGCATCCTGGAGTGCTGGGGCGACGACGTGAAGGTCGGCCAGTGGACCGACTTCCGCCGCGCGGTGCAGGCCACCGACGACGAGACCGTCGTCTTCGCCTGGGTCGAATGGCCCGACAAGCCGACGCGCGACGAGGCGATGGCGCGGCTGGACGAGATGATGAAGACCGACCCGCGAGTCGCCCCGGCCGAGAACCCGATGCCCTTCGACGGCAAACGCATGATCTTCGGCGGCTTCGAGCCGGTGGTCGTGCTGGAGCAGGGGACTTAG
- a CDS encoding aldo/keto reductase has translation MPPADAGRRRWLAGTAAAAAWPGLVSAAPAAAPARAIPSSGEPLPPVGLGSWITFNVGQDAPAREACTEVVRAFFAAGGRLIDSSPMYGSSQATIGHALARLGRPPALFSAEKVWIGDARRGAAQMEASRAFWGVPRFDLMQVHNLLAWQEHVPRLLEMKAAGRLRYVGITTSEGRRHGEIEQILRSQPVDFVQLSYNLLDREAERRLLPLAQERRIAVIVNRPFRQGQLLDALQRHRLPGWAAEIGCDGWAQVALKFVISHPAVTCVIPATSQVAHLRQNMGAMQGRLPDAALRERMAAEVAAL, from the coding sequence GTGCCCCCGGCCGACGCCGGCCGCCGCCGCTGGCTGGCCGGCACCGCGGCGGCCGCCGCCTGGCCGGGGCTCGTATCGGCCGCGCCCGCCGCCGCGCCGGCGCGCGCCATCCCGTCCAGCGGCGAGCCGCTGCCGCCGGTCGGTCTGGGCAGCTGGATCACCTTCAACGTCGGCCAGGACGCGCCGGCGCGCGAAGCCTGCACCGAGGTCGTGCGCGCCTTCTTCGCCGCCGGCGGACGGCTGATCGACAGCTCACCGATGTACGGCTCGTCGCAAGCGACCATCGGCCACGCGCTGGCGCGCCTGGGGCGGCCGCCGGCGCTGTTTTCTGCCGAGAAGGTGTGGATCGGCGACGCCCGGCGCGGCGCGGCGCAGATGGAGGCTTCGCGCGCCTTCTGGGGCGTGCCGCGTTTCGACCTGATGCAGGTGCACAACCTGCTGGCCTGGCAGGAGCACGTGCCGCGCCTGCTGGAGATGAAGGCCGCCGGCCGGCTGCGCTACGTCGGCATCACCACCTCCGAAGGGCGGCGGCACGGCGAGATCGAACAGATCCTGCGCAGCCAGCCGGTCGACTTCGTGCAGCTCAGCTACAACCTGCTCGACCGCGAGGCCGAGCGCCGCCTGCTGCCGCTGGCGCAGGAGCGGCGCATCGCCGTCATCGTCAACCGCCCGTTCCGCCAGGGCCAGCTGCTGGATGCGCTGCAGCGCCACCGGCTGCCCGGCTGGGCGGCCGAGATCGGCTGCGACGGCTGGGCCCAGGTGGCGCTGAAGTTCGTGATCTCGCACCCGGCCGTCACCTGCGTGATCCCCGCGACGAGCCAGGTGGCGCACCTGCGCCAGAACATGGGCGCGATGCAGGGCCGCCTGCCCGACGCCGCGCTGCGCGAGCGCATGGCCGCCGAGGTGGCCGCGCTGTGA
- a CDS encoding DUF6064 family protein, which yields MSEWWTYRPSDFLMFAPATYWRLFELHNRAWWPLQPLLLAAGLAWLVGALRGARLAPRAAAAGLAAAWAFVAFAFLRPLYAPINWAASGFAAGFVVQAALLALLATRADLRPLGPGPRRSLGLLLCAAALLVYPLLALVSGRPWRQAEIFGLAPDPTAIGTLGALLMAGAASRLTRWLVAGACTLALGWCALSVTTLLTMGAGQGWVLLGAAGLALAGLAAGRPGRSGPRRPSPPPPAAPPR from the coding sequence ATGAGCGAGTGGTGGACCTACCGGCCGTCGGACTTCCTGATGTTCGCGCCGGCCACCTACTGGCGGCTGTTCGAGCTGCACAACCGGGCCTGGTGGCCGCTGCAGCCGCTGCTGCTGGCGGCCGGCCTCGCCTGGCTGGTGGGCGCACTGCGCGGGGCACGTCTGGCGCCGCGGGCCGCGGCGGCGGGGCTGGCGGCGGCCTGGGCCTTCGTCGCTTTCGCGTTCCTGCGGCCGCTGTACGCGCCGATCAACTGGGCAGCCTCGGGTTTTGCGGCCGGTTTCGTCGTCCAGGCCGCGCTGCTGGCGCTGCTGGCCACGCGTGCCGACCTGCGGCCGCTGGGCCCGGGCCCGCGCCGCAGCCTCGGGCTGCTGCTCTGCGCCGCGGCGCTGCTGGTGTATCCGCTGCTGGCACTGGTGTCAGGTCGGCCCTGGCGCCAGGCCGAGATCTTCGGCCTGGCGCCGGACCCGACCGCGATCGGCACGCTGGGCGCGCTGCTGATGGCAGGCGCCGCGAGCCGACTCACGCGCTGGCTTGTGGCCGGCGCGTGCACGCTGGCGCTGGGGTGGTGTGCGCTAAGCGTGACGACCTTGCTGACGATGGGCGCCGGGCAGGGCTGGGTGCTGCTGGGCGCCGCGGGGCTGGCGCTGGCCGGCCTGGCCGCGGGGCGACCCGGGCGATCCGGCCCGCGCCGGCCTAGCCCGCCGCCCCCAGCCGCGCCGCCGCGCTGA